The sequence below is a genomic window from Syntrophorhabdaceae bacterium.
TCATGAAGGAACTCTACGCGCTGAGAAAATCAACTCCCCCGCTCATCTCGGGCGTTGAGATGATGAAGGTCCTGGTGGCTGCTATGAGTATCCCGGTCGATGAATCGAGCGCCCTCATCAAAAGTATTATTGGCGAGGTAAAACAGAGAAAGGCGCCTGCTGACGGAAATAAAAAAAGGATCATGATCATCGGAGACCAGGTCGATAGTACAGCCATCGCCGAGACCATTGAAAATGCCGGGGCATGGCTTGTTGTCGACGACCTGTCGATAGGCGGGAAGATATACTGGCCGGAGGTCGACGAGACAGCGGACCCGCTCCAGGGGATCGCGGAACGGTATCTGCGCAAGCTGAAGATCGCCACGACCTTCGTGAGCGAGGGGAATACATATGAGGAGAACCTTGAAGCGCGGTTTGGTCATTTGAAGCAGCGTATCGCCGAATTCAAGGTAGACGGCGCTATCCTTTTCATCTACAAGTACTGCGACCCTTACGGTTTTGAGGTACCGGCAATGAAGAGCTATATCGAATCGGCGGGCATCCCGGTTCTCTATCTTGAGGACGAATACTCCACATCCACCCTGGCACGGGTGAAGACCAGGATCGAGGCATTCCTGGAAATGATCGCATAACGGAGGGTACGCACATGGCTGAAGAAAAAAAGAGAAGGGCGGTTGCAACACAGACGGCTGCCGGGATACCGAAATTCGTGCGGGGCAACCTCGCTGCAACGTTAAAGGCAAAGGAGGAAGGGAAGAAGGTGGCCAAGGCCTTCATCCATGACGGCCAGGATGAGATAATGAGGGCGATGGACATCGTACCCGCCTGGGGTGAGAGTTTCTCCGGTGTATGCGCAGCAAAGCGTGATGCCGAGAAGTACCTCCAGAAGGCAGAATCGGATAACTTCTCCCGCTCGCTCTGCACCTACGCGACCTGTCACATCGGTTTTGAGATGATCCGCGAGGAACTGGGCGGTGTAATGCCCGAGGGGGCTCCGTGGGGAGGGATGGGACGTCCTGACATGATACTCGGCAACGGCCAGCTCTTATGCGACCCGAGGTTCAAATGGCCGCAGGCCCTCCAGCACTACCTCAGAGACGTTCCGGTATTCGTCACGAACATG
It includes:
- a CDS encoding 2-hydroxyacyl-CoA dehydratase family protein, producing the protein MTGLQNDNGLEATDRYYAQYGSRAKELKKEGRKVIGYMSALTPVEILTAAGVVPLRLKGFMDEAISRGDAYMETIVCPFVRSVFDAAVKGRFNFMDGMVMPHQCDSMDRTSDVWSYNLNLPYWHFLNVPHVTDNPSIEFMKEILRVFIDTLEKFLGVKITDEAIARAIKAHNENRRLMKELYALRKSTPPLISGVEMMKVLVAAMSIPVDESSALIKSIIGEVKQRKAPADGNKKRIMIIGDQVDSTAIAETIENAGAWLVVDDLSIGGKIYWPEVDETADPLQGIAERYLRKLKIATTFVSEGNTYEENLEARFGHLKQRIAEFKVDGAILFIYKYCDPYGFEVPAMKSYIESAGIPVLYLEDEYSTSTLARVKTRIEAFLEMIA